In the Oncorhynchus keta strain PuntledgeMale-10-30-2019 chromosome 29, Oket_V2, whole genome shotgun sequence genome, one interval contains:
- the LOC118362515 gene encoding neuroglobin-1 — protein MEKLTEKEKELIRVSWESLGKNKVPHGVIMFSRLFELEPALLNLFHYNTNCGTIQDCLSSPEFLDHVTKVMLVIDAAVSHLDNLHTLEDFLLNLGKKHQAVGVNTQSFAVVGESLLYMLQCSLGQGYTAPLRQAWLNMYTIVVAAMSRGWAKNGEHKTD, from the exons ATGGAGAagctgacagagaaagagaaggagctgATCCGAGTCAGCTGGGAGAGTCTTGGCAAGAACAAAGTTCCACACGGAGTCATCATGTTCTCCAG ACTGTTTGAACTAGAGCCTGCACTCCTCAACCTCTTTCACTACAACACAAACTGTGGCACCATACAAGACTGCCTCTCCAGCCCTGAGTTCCTGGACCATGTCACAAAG GTAATGTTGGTGATCGATGCAGCAGTCAGTCACCTGGACAACCTCCATACCTTGGAGGATTTTCTGCTCAACCTGGGGAAGAAGCACCAGGCAGTCGGGGTTAACACCCAGTCCTTCGCT gTGGTGGGGGAGTCCCTTCTCTACATGTTGCAGTGCAGTCTGGGTCAGGGGTACACAGCCCCGCTGCGTCAGGCTTGGCTCAACATGTACACCATTGTAGTGGCGGCCATGAGCAGAGGATGGGCCAAGAACGGAGAACACAAGACTGACTGA